TCGCCGAGCCCGATCCCGTCGATCAGCGCTTTCTCACGCCGCGCTACACGGACGAAGCGATCGCGTGGATCGAGCAGCAGCGCGCGCCGTTCTTCCTGCACTTCGCGCACAACTTCCCGCACATCCCCCTCTTCGCGACACCGGAGCAGCAGGGCAAGAGCGACGCCGGGCTATACGGCGACGTGATCGCCGACCTCGACGCGAGCGTGGGTGGGCTCGTCGACGCGCTCGCGCGCATGGGCAAGGCGCAGAACACGCTCGTGCTGATCACGAGCGACAACGGCCCGTGGTACGAGGGCAGCCCCGGCAGCGCGCGCGGGCGCAAGAACGACACGTTCGAGGGCGGCATGCGCGTGCCCTTCATCGCGTGGTGGCCGGGGCAGATCGCGCCGCAGCGCGTCGCTGCGCCCGCCGCGGGCATCGACGTGCTGCCCACGGCGCTCGCACTCGCGGGCGTGCCGCTCCCGCGCGACCGCGCGATCGACGGCCGCGACCTAACAAGCACGCTGCTGCGCGGCGAGGCGCTCCCCGACGCACCCGTCCTCTACTACTCGGACCGCGTGCTCGAAGCCGTGCGCCTCGGGCCGTGGAAGCTGCACGCGCGCCACGGCGTCTACGGCGGCGGCGCCTGGTCGTTCCCGCTCGTGCCCCGCGTACCGCAGGGCCCGTGGCTGTTCGACCTGCGCCGCGACCCCGACGAGTCCTATGACGTGCACGCGCGATTCCCTGATGACTTCGCGCGGCTCGATGCGGTGCGCGAGAAGTGGGAACGCGAGATCGAGGCGAACCCGCGCGGGTGGAAGAAGCGCTGATCGCTCAGCGCGCCGGGGCGAGCGACTGGCGCATCTCGGTGCCGACCGCGACGAAGCCGTACTTGGTGTAGAAGGGGCGGTTCCTCTCGGTGCTCTCGATCAGGTACAGCCCGGCCTCGGCGCAGCCTCGCGCGCGGGCGGCAGCGAGCATCGCCTCGACGAGCAGCCCACCGACATTCTTCCCGCGCGCGG
The window above is part of the Deltaproteobacteria bacterium genome. Proteins encoded here:
- a CDS encoding sulfatase, which produces MHRRAQAGLMLRFLRFLLRGALALVVVLGLGALGFAAWFALRSAGYEQRDDEVALASKQRELAWMQEHAGGSAARPNIVLILFDDLGYADLGAYGSRALATPRIDALAAESAVFESFYAPAPYCTPSRAGFLTGRWPIRTTLTHILFPEDHAIQHLHRVNGRSIRLPADEILLPEALKAAGYATAMVGKWHLGDEAPGRPNDFGFDHYFGVLHSNDMTPLPLWRNREVAEPDPVDQRFLTPRYTDEAIAWIEQQRAPFFLHFAHNFPHIPLFATPEQQGKSDAGLYGDVIADLDASVGGLVDALARMGKAQNTLVLITSDNGPWYEGSPGSARGRKNDTFEGGMRVPFIAWWPGQIAPQRVAAPAAGIDVLPTALALAGVPLPRDRAIDGRDLTSTLLRGEALPDAPVLYYSDRVLEAVRLGPWKLHARHGVYGGGAWSFPLVPRVPQGPWLFDLRRDPDESYDVHARFPDDFARLDAVREKWEREIEANPRGWKKR